The Lampris incognitus isolate fLamInc1 chromosome 4, fLamInc1.hap2, whole genome shotgun sequence genome segment gagaactttcatctgaaactcgacagtctattcttgttcttagaaatgaaggctattccatgcgagaaattgctaagaaattgaagatttcctacaccggtgtgtactactcccttcagaggacagcacaaacaggctctaaccagagtagaaaaagaagtgggaggccgcgttgcacaactgagcaagaagataagtacattagagtctctagtttgagaaacagacgcctcacaggtccccaactggcatcttcattaaatagtacctgttagagcctgtttgtgctgtcctctgaagggagtagtacacaccggtgtaggaaatcttcaatttcttagcaatttctcgcatggaatagccttcatttctaagaacaagaatagactgtcgagtttcagatgaaagttctctttttctggccattttgagcgtttaattgaccccacaaatgtgatgctccagaaactcaatctgctcaaagaagtgcccatccaaccaatccaacttgtgggagctgcttctggaagcgtggggtgcaatttctccagattacctcaacaaattaacagctagaatgccaaaggtctgcaatgctgtaattgctgcaaatggaggattctttgacgaaagcaaagtttgatgtaaaaaaaatcttatttcaaatacaaatcattatttctaaccttgtcaatgtcttgactctattttctattcatttcacaacatatggtggtgaataagtgtgacttttcatggaaaacacgaaattgtttgggtgatcccaaacttttgaacggtagtgtatatctgaaagttactgaatacatattctgttttgttacatatatctgaaagttactgaatacatattctgttttgttacatatatctgaaagttactgaatacatattctgttttgttacatatatctgaaagttactgaatacatattctgttttgttacatatatctgaaagttactgaatacatattctgttttgttacatatatctgaaagttactgcataagaattctgttttgttaactatatctaagttacaactgaaagctcttatttttgccccaaagagtgaatacatgctataatgcaatttaaaatgcactttctactgtttctatcaaattgcaacccccctcccccaagatcaggtggaggggtcctcagggtagatcaaaaatacgcagggggtccaggaccccaaaaaggttgagaaccactgctctagtgtatcgatattttcttacacccctatctataacatgtcctttcaatctggtgtcgttccaagcaaaatgaaaatctcaaaagtcatacccttatataaaaccggagatagactgatttcattattgtcacagtTCTGCTCGACTAGTCAGTTTCATCGAGAAGCACCATCTGCTGACCGATAGCAAGTTCAGGTTTCAACTAAACAGATCGGCGTGTCTGgcgctcattgaattaattgaaatACTAACTAATAGCATAGACAAAAAAAGTTAGCAGTGGGAATATGTATAGGTCtaaaagcttttgacactattgGTCACAATAGATTAATAGATAAACTGGAAAAGTGTGTTATCAGAGGGGTGActcagaattggctaagaagctatttaagtaacaggaaGCAGTTTGTAAAGCTAGAGGAACATAAAttgtcatgcatggatattacttgtggtgtacaacaggggtcggttttaggtccaaaactgtcaagtgccttgaagtttgGGGATTTAGTGGAATTGAACATAGCACACATAatattcaaagcaagaaacaatctactactgagtagttacaaaaaacaaacaaaatatatatatatgtgtattctCAGGTAGAGAAGGgggatataatttgagagggaaattaaacttcaagaaattatgtgtttgtacaactttgaagagcatgggcatttcaatctgtggggtaaaattgtggaacaatctgaccatggaactcaaacaaagtacaaacattacgcagttcaagaagaagtacaaaggactgacgagatatagggacgatgaagagtGGTGTTAACTGTCGTACGTTTTATTTATCGCTTAACATTTCTTAttacttttttcatttttctttctattacaccgagtggatatttgggttgtacatagCACCGGGATctatttattcttggtacatgacattaggatgtgtttttctttctctcgtcccccccccctctcttgttGTCCACAGTATTTTAGTTTGTATTGTGCTGCACAGCTTGAAATTGAACAATACAGCACAGTGGGAATTTATTTTGaaatgtgtgcaggtgggaaggggtaggaaaaactaagtgtatacttcctcctactccttttccaacacgtAACAAAtgtatacggagatttgttcactgagtttgatgtgtggatttgttgatcccttcagattattggcaatggtttatcggtgtgttatatcctgcttatttacatgtttgaaataagtcaccattcattcattcattcattcattcattcaaggcTGGGCAGTAATTCAATATTATTTATCGCCTTTCAGTGGCAAAGCATCGGGGTGTAATTCGGCTATTGTGAAACACAATTCTGTGGTCCAAATTACATATAAAGCAAATCCActgcattcattttttttttcctcccagaaaatgaagtctgaaatatttagagtattatttgaaaaccatttttggtttgatgttATACGTTACATAACCAAACggttcagtgtgatgaacctcGGATGAGTTCTTACGTTATTTTTGCATATCCATtattccatccgttatccaaaccacttatcctgctctcggggtcgcggggatgctggagcctgtcccagcagccattgggcggcaggcggggagaccccctgggcaggccgccaggccatcacagggcatatttTGTGAAATCCCCTATCGTTATCATCTACAGGTTAACAGCAATGTAAAGGTTAAAACGtttaaaacatggcaggctggtcttgtcAGCATAGCAGATAATAACATCAGTAATGGATCTGTTGGacgtaggtgtgccaaagaaccagcactcACAGTACTGTTGACAATAGTTAgtgctgactctgtctgtctgtcaatgctgatagatgtTCTGGTACGTGGACATCCAACAGATCTAGCTGTGTTTATTCTGAAGTCTATAAATTCTTTAGTTCATTTTGGCAGTATAGAAAATATAGgggcaaaaaataaaatcaaatatcccattcagccacaaatgAGAAAACAGCTTGGTTTagcctgtttatttatttaatcatTGCTGGGGTTTGGGGTCCTACTCTCTATGTGGGTCAAAAGGTAGAAGACACTGATAATGATGGGATCTGGGTTTTCATTTCCATTCagactcctactactactactactttcggctgctcccattagggggcgccacaacggctcatccgtttccatctcttcctgtcctctgcatcttcctctgtcacaccagccacctgcatgtcctccctcaccacatccataaacctcttctttggccttcttcttctcctcttccctggcagctccatattcagcatccttctcccaatatacccagcatctctcctccacacatggccaagccatctcaatcttgccactcttgctttgtctcaaaaccgtccaacctgagctgtctctctgtcccatagaaaatcttatcatcttcaactctgccacctccagctccgcctcctgtcttttcgtcagtgccaccgtctccaaaccatacaacatagctggtctcacaaccatcttgtaaaccttcccttaactcttgctggtacccttctgtcacaaatcactcccgacactcttctccacccactccaccctgcctgcactctcttcttcacctctcttctgcactccccgttactttgaacagttgatcccacatatttaaaactcatatgccttcgtcacctctactccttgcatcctcgccactCCATTCAGACTACCCATACTAAACTATGTATTCACTTCTAGTGCTCTAAGTCACTTTGGGCAAAAGCATCCAACAAATGGCAGACATGTGCAGCATCGCCCGTGTGAAAACTCATCTGAGCACACGTCGTCGTTTTACCCGTTTTGTCCTCCAAGACAGCCAAGTCGGCCTTTGTTGCTGTTTACAAAGCTCGGTCCACCAACTAATTTGACCAAAGCACAAACAGCAAGGCCACAAAGGCTTTCTTTCATCGTTCCAACAGTTCAAGAGTAATCTTACTGTCCCACAAAGTGGGACATTTGGCTCGGGCTTTCACCCATGCTGCAGCCATAGAACGCAAACATTCCACATACAGAACATTCCCCAGCCATTCCACATACAAAACATTCCACATACAAAGACATACAAAGgtgttagtaaataaaaacatacaGCAAGGCTCCTAAAAGCACCTATCagtcaaacagaaaaaaacatcAATAAAAGCAAAAAAATCACGATCAGACGTCCATTTTCAGGTAATTTAAAACCCGACCCCGGTAATGAATTGTGAAGAATCAGCTCAGGGCCAGAAGAGTTATCTTAAAAAAACACTTTATTGACATGTTAACCAACAGCACTCCGTCCTCTTCGCGACTGGAAATGGTGCACGCTGCTCACAACCTCCTGGCTTTGCGTGGGCGGCATCCGTTGTGTGGAACAGGGGTGTTGTCAGtgatggacaccacatcaaggcCTCCCATAGTCAAACCTTTGATTGCAGACTACATAATACAGAGAGATGCGGTCATCCATTAGTAAAGCGACTTTGCAAAAATTAGGGGGAAAAAAGAGGAGCTTTTGGCCAAGCATTCATAAATAAACCGGGCAGCTTGTTCCATCTTTTTCATTAGAGCTCTTGAGTACAGATGGGGTTGGGATTAAATCTGCATCAGCACTGCTACTCAGAATGAGAAAATAAAAACAGGACTGTATGTACCATATCATGTCTGACCTCAAGCATTTACTGTGTAGATTTTTACCGTACTTACCAAACGCCCAGGCCCCAATCCTTTCACCATCACACGCACATACTTCACTCCTTTCACCGTAGATTTCTGCCCAAAAAAAGCAAGAGAAGTTAACGTTTACATTTTTCCTTTTAGCAGAACCTATTATCCAAAGTTACATATCACATTCAATGAAATCATTGGGCAGAAGAGTATTAAAAATATTCGCTGATAATAAGTGGCGGGGATTTTCGGTGTTGTTACTCCAGAGACGATACTGAAAGAAGTGAAATTTTGCTGCACCTTTCGATAACATTATCCATAGATCGGGACAGAAGCGAGGTGTTTCAAGAGTACCAGGATGCCTGGAAATGCACGACTATCACGGTTCAACTCATCAGAGAAGCCAGGGAAGTATATATAAATGCAACCTCTTGGCGCCATCTCTGGGCCAACCAAACTTACGTGGCTCTATATCCAAAACTCGTGGTCTTTGTACCGACTGAGTATCAATCGTGCTCTACACACAGCCAAAGACCTTGTCATAGACTACTACAACACAGTCTGCAGGAGTGTCTCCTCTGGCACAATCCACCAACCAAGTATGAGAGACATTCTGAGGAACACTCATAGCAGGAACTCCAAATGCCTGAAGAGCAGCTGGAGAGCAAGATGCATGCCCATCAGAGGTGAATGAATACAGGGGTCGATCCTTCAGCATGCTGTTCAGCgggatggagaggaggagaagacgCTTCTGCAACACCACTAAAGCGACAGAAGAAAAGCTTGAAAATGGTGTCGGGTCAAGAGGGGACATCCATAATTTTTGGCCACTTGGACAGAAACTGGTATGCGTTCGATGCTGAGAGACCTCAAGTGCCAGTGACTCCAGGAACATCGCTGAACATGTCTCCTGCAGCACTGGTGGATGTATTAACAGCCACACCAGCAATAATGGCAAAACATTATCAGAATCTCTACCTCAGAAAAGGATATCTACTGATTAAAGCCAAAATCCAGTTAAATGATTTAATTCATTAAAACACTAAAGACTACAAAAGGTACATCATTAACTGTCCCAGTTGTGGCATCACCCTCCTCCGTGTCTTCGTGTGAAGTTTTTCATTTAGTTCATCAAATGTTTTCGTttaatggctaggagagctggtgttggattggatgagagagcttacggccctttctggagctgtacccgagaggaaacaccgaggtggtctggcggcggcgtcacctagcatcgactgtgcaagtgtttttgtctgcgtctgtgtcgtcgtgtggagtgcgggggaggtgtgtcgagggtgtccggctgggagagctggcgttggatccgctgggggagcctggtctgcttcggcCGAtgggcacagggaccacggcccctgcctggagctgtgcccggggaaGAAACACCGGGCACAGCTTTGCTCtctctgttttgtatgtttttggtggtgtcgtttttgggaaattttggatgtgtgttttgtgtgttgcactgctgtgggctgggagaaacgaaatttcgtttcaggAACGAAAATCgtttcaggaatcagggacaataaattgtccctgattcctgatctctTTCCCTCCGTCTCTCCCGCAGGTTTCCATGGAGGATGCATGTGTGCGTCTCTCTCGGCTGGGGGTGGTCGCTGTGATCCTGGGTTCCCAGCCGTGcctcatcagtcagtcagtcccctTGTTATTTTACCTAGCCCCCACTTAGTTTTTGTTGCTTGATTATTGGAAATGCTTGCTTGTTACCTCTGATGCACGTGTTTTTCCAGACCAGAGAGTCTTCCCCTTAGCTCTACTTGTTTGTACCTTTGGAATTATCTAGTAAATACCTGCCTCAGCGTCTGCTTTTGGGTTGAACTAAACTAAAACACAACATTTAACAGCTTCAACAGCCAACTTTTTTGTCCACAGGCCACAATGCCTGGTGCATCCAAGATTCATCAGCCGTTGTTTTGCCAGCCAACAGGAATTTTAAAATTAAACAGGAATCAGGAGGCAGGAACACTACCCCAGCAGACAGCAGtgcacaaaaagacaaaaacacatccaaaaactataagtacacatatatccaaactaacacatatatccaaactaaacaacaacaaaaaaaatcactgtccagagaacgaacgccagctaggatgactgtcagaactgccggtctgcatgggttagcagttagcttagcctgccctgcttccaagttctgtcagaccgcccttggtgtttcctcttcgggtgcagctctggacagggccgtggtccttgggtccactggacacagcagaccaggctccttcagccgatccaatgccagcttacccagccagacaccctcgacacacctcccccccaCTCCATATGACGACacaaaaaaacaccacagtcaacgccaggtgaggccaccatcagaccgcccttggtgttattgaactgccggtctgcatgggctatagtagttagcttaacctgccccacttctgcatcctgtcagaccactctcagtgttacctcctcgggcgcagctctggaggtctggaggtccctgggcccacaggagacagcagaccaggctctcccagccaatccagtgccagctctcccagccattaaacgaagacaaaacttagacgttgacaaagacactgcatggacggtactgggtgaggctgccgcaaacatgaattcgcaccaccatcttcccacaccggaaacagGACTTCCAGATGACAATTCAGTTAGCTGTAAAAGTTGCTGGTGGTGTAGACCAGCTTTCAAGCAACAGCCATAGTTGAGCAGAATTTGGTTGGTGATAATTTCCCACTGTGGCTTTTTAATAATAACTGACTGGCTGAGAaaaatattcatattcaccaAACTATTGTGTTTTCCACAATAGCTGGAACATCAACAGCTATAAAGACAACTCCTCATTGGATTATATAAAAGCAATCTTACGTCTGCTAAGATAAACAAATTTGTTTTCCTAATGTGGAAATCTATCGTGATGGCAATTGGTTCAACTATCCTAGGCCCATACCAGCTCAGAAAAATGTAAGAAATACTTACTAACCCTTTGAAACAAATAACGGTAATATTTTGAGGAAATTAAAGGAAATGGTGTGCAAATATTCAGATTCCAATTTCACACCATCCTTTAACAAATAATTTTGCTGAAGTCTTATGACATTCTTTAATGCCATATACcacaaataaaaatgttttgtttgtttctgatgaatgaTTAAGACAAACAGATCTCGGTTGTGGACTCAGACTTTTGGGTCCCACTGTATGTCAAGTTGTAGATGCCTTACCGTAGCAGCAGCGATGCCTGCCGTCTGAGCAGCAATTGGAGTGGATTTCTTGATGTTCTTGAAACCCTCCGTTCCACAGGATGTCCTGACCATAGACTTGCCCACGCTGTCTGTCACCTGGACGTGTGTGCTAGTGCCAGACAACACAGTTTATAAGGTCACTTTTGCTCAGAAGCGGAGTGTTGACCAATATTAAACAGTGCAACATAGTCGCTAAAAAGCTGTCAGCTGCACTGAAAATGTTAGAGGCAtagttccatccatccgttatccgaaccgcttatcctggtctcagggtcgaggggatgcgggagcctatcccagcactcattgggcggcatgcggggagacaccctggacaggccgccaggccatcacacagggctgacatacacattcacacctagggacaatttaataatgccgattcacctgacctacatgtcttcggactgtgggaggaaactggagcacccgggggaaacccacacagacacggggagaacatgcaaactccacacagaggatgacccccaaggttggactaccccggggctcgaacctgggaccttcttgctgtgaggcgagcgcactaactactgtgccaccatgccgccgagAGGCATAGTTCTCttttataattaattaattaattaattaattaattcaggcAAAGTCAAGATGGCAGACATTGATGCCCATAtggttttacatttgatgaactagTGTAGCACAAGAGTCTATATAAATATACTTTAATAAGTATAAAATATTTCTAAAACTTGGCATCCATGGAATAAATTTACAAGCCACAAAAAGGACAGGAATAGACTTCAAGAATTCTGAACTACCCTCTACACACCACTAATGTCAATATGCAGAACTGTTTTCACATCCGCTCATCCTGTAATTCACTGCTGGACATAACTCCTACTAGCCAGCTACAGCGCAAGACCACTGGGATTTAGCAATAAAAGGACTTAATATTTTGAAATAACCACAATAATTCACCATGACAGATTGCTGTACCAATATGTTGGGTTTGGGTGAGCCAAGGaaagtttttggttttttttaactgaCGTCCTGACTTTTATGCAAaaaatacagtgccttgcaaaagtattcaacaccCTTGAAATTTATCACTAATgtttggattataaaagatactcacacatctgttcctgaacaatattatttttgtgaacccataagctcgaacagcatgttcccaaagccaaaataagttaagtttcactgactttttagaaataaattaaaaacttaaATATAGTGCTTGTGTAAGTATTCAactcccacatatcaatactttgcagagtacccttttgctgcaataacagccatgatttaAAACGGGCCTTaggacacttttttttcttttttcagaaaAGCTTTTGATTTAACCAAGtagtatttttgttgttgtttgttttaatgcactgtcaagcactttgagattgtctctgacaatgaaaggtgctatacaaataacatgagctgctgaaatagggccctgtgatggactggcggtctgtccagggtgtctccctgcctgccgcccaatgactgctgggataggctccagcatccctgcgaccctgattgggataagcggcttggataatggatggatggattattatttattatgattctcTTGggataagtatgtacaagctttgcacattcttctggagtaatttttgcccattcttcttggcagaatttgtgaAGAGtaaaattgatttaaaaaaatcgAGTTTTTACACTTCAGGGTTATTACTTACTTGTTATATGTGGCCTTGATGTAAACAATCGGTAACTCCTCAAATTTCTGTCCACCCCACCTTAGCGGACTGTCTTCACCAGGCAATGGGGGATAAATGCTGAGAAAAGAAAGCATAAATATCAGGAATATTCGAAATATTTAACAGTAAACAATAGCTGATAGGGCAGACAAAAATACAGCACATGTTATAGTTATAGACCGGTTATTTGAACATAACAGTGTTTTCATATTGTCTTTAGTTTATCTTTACGAAAATATCCTCTGCTGCTGCTTTTTATTTACCAAAAAGACAAAAAGCAGTGGTAAAGCAGTGGTATTCAACCATCTGCCgatgagagccatgtgtatgcaggttttgaaGCTCCAACCaaacactaaaccagctgatttttaGCACACC includes the following:
- the mrps11 gene encoding 28S ribosomal protein S11, mitochondrial, producing MNKLNFMLSSCVRKACQQVPASFDIGCFLRNGGLQQRICSSAVRFQTTSPSTPTSEKNTRDFSIYPPLPGEDSPLRWGGQKFEELPIVYIKATYNNTHVQVTDSVGKSMVRTSCGTEGFKNIKKSTPIAAQTAGIAAATKSTVKGVKYVRVMVKGLGPGRLSAIKGLTMGGLDVVSITDNTPVPHNGCRPRKARRL